Part of the Pelodiscus sinensis isolate JC-2024 chromosome 15, ASM4963464v1, whole genome shotgun sequence genome is shown below.
ttatttttatataacgatagatagatagatagatagatagatagatagatagatagatagatagatagatagatagagggggtgtgtggggatagatagatagatagatagatagatagatagatagatagatagagggtgtgtgtggggatagatagatagatagatagatagatagatagatagatagatagatagatagagggtgtgtgtggggatagatagatagatagatagatagatagatagatagatagatagatagatagatagatagatagagggtgtgtgtggggatagatagatagatagatagatagatagatagatagatagatagatagatagatagatagatgggtggTGTGGGGATagatctatctatccccacacaccccatctatctatctatctatctatccccacaccccccatctatctatctatctatctatccccacaccccccatctatctatctatctatctatctatctatctccacaccccccctatctatctatctatctatccccacaccccccatctatctatctatctatccccacacccccatctatctatctatctatctatccccacaccccccatctatctatctatctatctatccccacaccccccatctatctatctatctatccccacaccccccatctatctatctatctatctatctatctatctatccccacaccccccatctatctatctatctatctatatctatccccacccccccatctatctatctatctatccccacaccccctctatctatctatctatctatctatctatctatctatctatccccacaccccccatctatctatctatctatatctatccccacccccccatctatctatctatctatccccacaccccccatctatctatctatctatctatctatccccacaccacccatctatctatctatctatccccacaccccccatctatctaatctatctatctatctatctatccccacacaccccctatctatctatctatctatctatctatctatctatctatctatctatctatctatctatccccacaccccccatctatctatctatctatctatctatccccacacacccccatctatctatctatctatctatctatatctatccccacccccgcatctatctatctatctatctatctatccccacaccccccatctatctatctatctatccccacaccccccatctatctatctatctatctatccccacaccccccatctatctatctatctatctatccccacaccccccatctatctatctatctatctatccccacacacccccatctatctatctatctatctatctatatctatccccacccccccatctatctatctatctatctatctatctatctatctatctatctatccccacaccccccatctatctatctatctatctatctatctatctatccccacaccccccatctatctatctatctatctatctatccccacaccccccatctatctatctatctatctatccccacaccccccatctatctatctatctatccccacaccccccatctatctatctatctatctatctatctatctatccccacaccccccatctatctatctatctatctatctatctatccccacacaccccctatctatctatctatctatctatctatctatctatccccacacacccccatctatctatctatctatctatccccacacaccccctatctatctatctatctatctatccccacacacccccatctatctatctatctatctatctatccccacacacccccatctatctatctatctatctatctatctatctatatctatccccacccccccatctatctatctatctatctatctatctatctatctatctatctatctatctatctatctatccccacaccccccatctatctatctatctatctatctatccccacaccccccatctatctatctatctatccccacacccccatctatctatctatctatctatctatctatctatccccacaccccccatctatctatctatctatctatatctatccccacccccccatctatctatctatctatccccacaccccctctatctatctatctatccccacaccccctctatctatctatctatctatctatctatctatctatccccacaccccccatctatctatctatctatatctatccccacccccccatctatctatctatctatccccacaccccccatctatctatctatctatctatctatctatctatctatctatctatccccacaccacccatctatctatctatctatctccacaccccccatctatctaatctatctatctatctatctatccccacacaccccctatctatctatctatctaatctatctatctatctatctatccccacaccccccatctatctatctatctatctatctatccccacacacccccatctatctatctatctatctatctatctatatctatccccacccccccatctatctatctatctatctatctatccccacaccccccatctatctatctatctatctatctatccccacaccccccatctatctatctatctatctatccccacaccccccatctatctatctatctatctatctatccccacaccccccatctatctatctatctatctatctatccccacaccccccatctatctatctatctatctatccccacacaccccctatctatctatctatctatccccacaccccccatctatctatctatctatctatctatccccacaccccccatctatctatctatctatctatctatccccacacaccccctatctatctatctatctatctatctatctatctatctatctatccccacacaccccctatctatctatctatctatccccacacaccccctatctatctatctatctatctatctatccccacacccatAGTGGTGGACCACTACACCCATGCAGCACTGAAAGCTGGAGGGTCCTTGCCCCGGGGAAGGtgcctgggctggccccaccctgaCGTCCCTGGCCTGGCCCCCTGCAGGAGTTCCAGATGAAGATGGAGAGCCTGCAGCAGCGCCGAAAGGAGCTGCAACACAAAGAAGGGCAGCTCAAGGAGGCCATCTTCAAATTCGACAAGTTCCTGAAGGTACCTGGCCCACATGGAGAAGCCAGAGCCCGCtggcagtgggggtgctgaaagctCCCTGTCCACCTCACACACCTCagtggaggctgggggcagggcagggggggcccgGACAAAGTTCAGCGACAGAGGCGACAGGTGAGGGGCTGGCATGGGGCAAGAAGTGGAGGCCCAGGCATGGACCAGCAACTAGGGCCCCATgtgcggggccaggagcagagctttggccatgtgtgggggggagctggggggagtgttccctctaagagtttcctcccttGCGCACaatggtccctcccctgcaggtgtctgcccttctgcttcacccccagagttccctggcacctgcaccctccctacccctgcactcccctggtgcctccctcttccctcactgcccttgcccctttgccctcttttcctcTAAtgcccccctcaccaccctctgcccccgttcccctcaagcccctgtgccctcacacgacttgctccatccccccttcctcatgcccactctTTCAAGCCTTCCCCCAGcacacctccctccctcttctagcccccaatgcccttcccctctcctctcctgtccccctcccactgacacctcccctcctgcccttttcctcattgtctgcacttggccccctggcgtttgtctctcctccaccctgtcccttggtgccttcccctttcttctcctgacctgcccccctcccctcagcacaagccccttcctctcccacaccttctgccttccagtttgcagggctggagtctgctcaggccccagaagtcctggccccagctgcttccagggctccagaccacgtgccgGGCCTGGAGATGGACCGCGGGGTGCTAATTTTATTGAAATCCCCgcaccagctttggctcccattagcaggaacatgggggtggggggaagtcccCCCCCTTGCTAAACTGATTGTCCTgttgagtgaatgaggtgtgaatggataagaCATGGAAGAAAAGCTCCTCTGGGCACTTGCAATGGTTGGAGACAGGTGGAAGCCAGAGCAAGAACAATAAGAACAGTGGGACCTGTGAAGTGGGCTCAGGGAAAGGCTGGACCTATGGGCGCCTGCTTTTGGAAGGTCCCCCTTTGAAGGTGAATGGGGGAGCATTACCCCCCCCCGTGCActcacccctcctctcccagggcaAGGCACCCCCAGTGGCCGGGGGAGCACCCCCCCGCCAAGCACCGAAAGAACATACCTTGAAAACCATTGCTCCTCCCGCCCAGCTGGCTGCTTCAGCTGCAGTTTGGATTGAGCCGCTCAGCCAGCCGGCAGCTCCCGGACCCAAGAGCAGCGTGGCTCTCtggtcccaccccagcccggtgcCCCCCCTAGAGTggtgtctggggggcaggggcaactgcccccccggTTCGCTACACCTCTGGAGTGGGGAGATGTGAGGGGGAGAAAGGATGTGCAGAGCCAGAACTCTGGCAGCCGCTCCCAGGAGCAGTTTGCCGGGTttatccccctcctccagcagctgccagccggCCCTTTGGCCGACGACCCACCAGAAAATTCCCagtatcccgccgggccagtccgcccctgagcgtaggggtgctgcagcatctcctgcacccctacttCCCACACCTATGCCAGGGCCAGCAGAAGAGCCTAATGgttgggtggggcaggagggaggaggcacGGGTTGTGCTCTTGCAAAACTAGACTGCAGAGCAGgtctgggccagacccacttccactggGTCACAGAATCCTAGGTCCTGCACTCATTGCAGGACTGAGTATTATCAGACGggccctgacaggtgtctgtccaacctgctcttcaatatttcTCAGGggggagattccacagcctcccgcggtaattcattccagtgcttcaccaccttgaCTGGCAGAAACttttgcctaatgtccaacctaaacctccctcactgcagtttaagccccttgctccctgtcctgtcctcagaggccaagaaccatttttctcccccctccttgtaacacccttttagataataTTTTTCAAGTATGTcccctttgtcttctcttttccagactaaacatacaggctggctgtgtctacactggcatgaatttccggaaatgcttaaaacggaatactattccattttcagtttttccggaaaaggagcgtctacattggcaggctgcttttccggaaaagccctttttccggaaaagcgtctgtggccagtgtagacgcacttttccagaaaagagccccgatcgccattttcgcgatcggggcttttttccggaaaagactactgggctgtctacactggcccttttccggaacagtgttccggaataaggacttatgcccgagcgggagcagaatagtttttctggaatagcggctgattttgtacagtagagcgtcgttgcttttccggaaattcaagggccagtgtagacagctcacagcttattccggaaaagcggctgattttccggaataagtggcccagtgtagacacagccgctgtgtctacattggcacccttttatggaaaagggatgctaatgagacacttcggaattgcaaatgccgcgggggatttaaatatccctcgcagcatttgcatgaacatggctgctgcttttttccggctctgggctttgccggagaaaagcgccagtctagacgggatcttttggaaaataaagccttttccggaagatcccttattcctctcaaaatcagttttttaaatcttccctcatagctcatgttttctatatctttagtcatttttgttgctcttctctggacctccgccaagttctccacatctttcctgaaatgtggggcccagaactggacacaagacttcagctgaggcctaaccagtgcagagcgGAATAAGGGAATGcttcctcgtgtcttgctcacaatgctgTTGgtgatacatcccagaattacatgGGACGGGGCCAGTTGCAACAGTTAAAGCATGAACTCacattagcttgtggtccactataaccctcagattcctttccccactgctcttCCCTAgcctgtcatttcccattttgtttgtgtgcaactgattgttccttcctccctaagtggagcactttgcatttgtccttcttgcATTTCATCCCATTGACCTCAGACCCTTTCTCCAGTTGGTCTGGATCAGTTTGACTTATGACCTTCTCCTGCGAAGCcctggcaacccctcccagctttggatCATCCACAGACTTTATAAGTGTGTCCCTGTGTGAACAAGACTGGACCTAGAACTGATCCCAGCAGGATCCTGCtcgatatgcccttccagcttgacggTGAACCACCAGGAACCCCTCTCTGGGACCAATCTCTAACCAGTTATACACACACCATAGAGCAGTTCCACTAGGTtggatttccctagtttgtttatgagaagacCATGTGAGACAGTaccaaatgccttattaaagttgAGATAggccacatctactgcttcctcccATCCACAAAGCTTGTTACCCTGCCAAAGCTATTAGCTTGGTTTGATGTGAGTTGTTCTTTATTTCCGTGCTGCTagttatcaccttattatcttctagatgtttgcaaattgattgcttcaTTATTTGCTCCATTCTCTTTCTGAGGTTACTGAAAAACTAAAATTAAGCTGCCTGGTCTTTTCCCTTTCTTACTGAttggcactagatttgcccttttctatcGGTCTGCAATCTTTCCCACCTGCCCTCACTTTACAGAGActtgctaatggctcagatgtCTCTTCAGTTGGTTCCTTTAGCGTTCTAGGAtggatttcatcaggccctggtgacttgaagacatccaaCGTGTCTAAGAAACGTTTAACTTCTCCTAGGTTCGCCTCTTACCCCGCCCATTTTCCCTGGCACTCGCAATGTTAGGTGTCCAACCGAAACAATAGTCCTTAGCACGTCTGCCATGTCCACATTTTCTCTGAATTTCCTCTCTGCAAATCCAGGCACTACCACTGACCTTGGCCACAGAGCCTGCAGCTACCAGGGTCCAGTTTGGGCTCTGCTCTCAGCTACACGTCTTGGTTCCAGACTCCAGTGCATTTGGAGCCCTGCCCATGGCTGATTCCCTGCCATACACACAGACAGGGCGTATGAGCAGTGGGGAGCCAGTGCAGCAGCCACACTGTCACGAGTCGAGGTTGTAACCCactgccagcagctcctgcaggcttGGTGTGGTGGTGCTCTGGTGTTACTGGGTTACCTGTGTTGTGGGTGGCAGGAGAACGATTCAAAGCGCAGCCGGGCACTGCACAAGGCGAAGGAGCAACGGGAGCAGGTGGCGCAGAAGAACGTGGAGGCCTTGCAGTTACGCCAGGAGGTGATCCAGCTGCTTCGGGAGAGGAACAGGCTGCAGCGGTGCCTGGAAGCCCATGCTGTCTTCCAGAGCTATCTCCAGGGGGTGCTGGAGAAGACAGAGCAGGTGGGGGGATTCTGCAGGGAGATGCTGGGGGTGGGTCCGGTGGGGGGCCCTCTGCCAACTCTCCCATTGTCCAATTCTTACCtgagccctgcccagctctgcactgACCCATCCTCAGCTATTGCCACTCCCAGTGCTGGGCACCGCCTGCCCatgctccatccctcccccactgAGAAGTGCAGGAACTCCCTCTCCTAGGCTCCCACACCCGCCTCCCCTGGATCACTGCTGCCAAGTCCTGGGCCACAGCTCCCATCTCCCTCGACCCCCCCAGGGCCACGGCATCCGTCACTCCCGCCTCCTCGCCGCCCCGGCCCTCTGCCGGAGCCCCAACAAGTGCCCGGCCCCTCCaggcacctcccagccactctctgCAAGGGGGATGCAGCAGGTTCTGGCTCAGACCCTGATGACCCATGGGGACCTGGCCACTGCACCCAGAGCTGCTGGAGGAGATGCCGGTGCAGCAGTggttggaggtggggctggcagggaaggaaggatcacaagggggagggggcaggcaggcccctggTCTGCAGTGGAGAAGCTGGCAGCATGACAGCCCTGCTGACCCCTAAAGAACCGGtccccaggctgcaggcctgctctGTACTGATGAGCACCCCTCCCCGCATCCCGGCTCAGTTTCAGGAGACGCGGGCGCTGATCAGCCATGCCAGGACCCTGGCTGCCACCCGCGCAGCCCTGCTGCAGCGGGACCAGGGGGGCCGGGAGGCGATGGAGGAGGCACGTGCCCAGCTGCAGCAGTAcctggagcagagccgcagcaaggtCATGCAGCTCAACAACCAGCTAGCTGTGCTGCAGGCCCAGCGGGAGCAGGCCCGGGCCAAGGTGCACCAGTGGGTGAGTGGGGAGCATGTAGCGCTCCAGTCTGCcggggcagaggggtgcaggcCCGGTCGGATGCTCCACCGGCCCTGTGAAGCTGGGGTCTGGGAAGTTCTCTAGAGGCTCCTTCAGCCTTTTGGGGTGAGGACACGTGGCCAAGCGGCAGGGGCCTCAGTCCTCTTCCGTGACCCTCACCCGCCACCGGGATGGGCCCTTGCTGcacctacaggttggacctccctggcccagcaccctcccctcgggacctggaggagggatttggccagaccagggaaggtcatttctggtccatccccccacaccttgctggGCAGCCCCCCTGCCGCCATGCCTCAGGCTcccacagggctcccaggcacCAGCCCTCCGCCAGatctctctggtcctgcaacagcCATGGTGTGAGTTTCAACCTGCACCGCATTGCCCCACCCTGAGCTGGAGAGGCGCCACCCTTCCCCAGCCACACACCACGGGTGGGGAGGCCGTGTGGaaccgctcctgccccccacagaacGTGGCAGCGAGGCTGGAGAGGGCTGAGTGACCTGGGCCCAGTCCCTGATGGAGGACGCCAGACTCGCCCCAGCCACATGCTGGTAACTCCTGCTCTAGCGAGCAGGGTGCCGAGGGAGCAGGCATGGCCAGGGACAAGGACTCGCACTTCAGCCAGGCCTCCAAGCTGCACCAGCCATCAATCCACTCGCCCAAGGCAGGTGCCTCATCCCAGCCCTGGTGCACGGAGATGGCTGGGCAGGTGCCACCGCTCCAGGAAGGGAGCCAAGGGCCCTCCTGCACAGTctggagaagtgtgtggccaGGACAGGAAGCCGGGGGGCACCCCtagccctgcactcccaccccctgcaggaaTCCAAGTGGACCGAGATCCAGAGCACGGCTGCCAGGAAGACCCTGCAGCTGGGGCAGATCAGGATGGCCACCCTGAACCTCTTCCAGCTGGCGCTGAAGCAGATGAAGCTGCCGGTGAACGTCCCCCTGGAGGACACGGAAACCCAGCTTGACGTGGTCAGTGGGGCAGCCCCCCGCTGCGAGGGCTCGCTCCGGGCCCCGGAACACGCCTAGGCTGGCCCCGCAGGAGCCAGTACTCCCTCTCGTGCCCCTCCCGCGGCAGGACAGGTTCCTGTACCTGAGGCCATTATGCCGGGGGGGGCCCTTTTATTATAGCAGCCTGCTCTTGCACTGGAGGAACTGGGATTTCCcctttaaagcagggctggggacctGTGGCGGCCCTTTGGCTGGCCGgtgaagctcccccccccccggcccagcgctAGGGCCCCTGCATGGGCAGTTCTGCGCTTGCCAaggctttccccccacccctcccattagCTGGTCActtgtctccccccaccccagaagctGTCAGGTAAGCACCTCAgtcccctgcttcccccacctctATGCCCCAGCCAGCTCACACCGACTAGCTCCGGTTCCCATTCGTCTGGCCCTGGGGAAGCCCTGAGTTTGGGCATCTCCCCCGCAGGAACCCTGGCCCCCTGCACTACATGAGTGAGGCGGGATCCAGGTGAGGCCTTTCCAAAGAACCTTGCTCTGCCTCCATCAGGTCCAGCTCTGCCTGCTCGACCTGGCTGACATCCTTGCTGACCTCCGCAAAGGGGAGCCTGcatctgccagccagccctcgcCGGCTGCCACCAGCtaagccctgcagcagcctccccgctCAGCCCCTGCTGTGAGTTGGCTGCAGGGGCTGGCTTTGGGCAGTTGCTTTACATCCTCTGCCCCTGGACACTGCATTACAACAGCTGATTTCCAGGGGACCAAGCCCCATTGTAGCACTGACTCCCTATTCCCCCCGTCACCTACAATTCCTGCCCCAAGGAGTTTACCCTGCACCAGCCCAGAAAGCCTGAGCCAGGCAGGAATGAATGCAGCATTTCCCCACCAAGACTTGCCAATGTGGCCAGTGGCTGGGGAGGGTGCCACCACCCTAAGCATCCATTAGAGCCAGTAAAAGGCTTGGCGAGTCCCCCCAAATccacagtggggaaagcctccaggactGGGAGCCAGTGTCTGCAGTGAAACGCCGGGGAACTGAACTGGGCCAAGGGGCACTAGCGGGCTGTAGGGTTCAGGCCACAGAGCCAAGATCCAGGCCGAGCCTGAGGAGCGCTAACCATGCTTGTAAATGCtgaggagtcctgcagcaccttataaACTAAGGTGGTAACCTAGCCAGGTACCATGCTTGTGTACCTGGCCCTAAAGTCTGGGTCTCCCCTCACCCTGCACACCAGACCCAAGCCTAGCCATGTCCAGCCCTGGAGTGGGCGTAGGGTAGTCAAGACTTAAGCTAGGTAAGCCCAATAGCAGTACGACAGCAGaactggcagcagcttcccctgTGCTACAGCACCCATTTGTTTTCTGTTCCAGGCTCCATGGCCTTGCGCCAACAGCAACCAGACCCGTCACAGCAGCTGCCCCGCCGCGTaatggcacctgcagcctttgcGGATGCTCTCAACTTCTGTAGACAACATTCCTCGTCACCTGGACAGCCCCAAGTATCCAAACTCTGCTGACGTGCCTGGGACAGAAATCTCTGCTCCTCCGCTATTGCCAGTTATCAGTTCTGCCTTCTGCTGCACCAAGCACCCGAGGTCTGGAGTCTTCCAACCTTCTTCAGTAAGACCAGGCACAGCCCCTCTAGAGCAAGTGCTTGACTCCCTCCTTGAGCAATGCAGGTGTTAAGTAGCAGGTGCCTGACCCTGGAGAAGAGGTTACTTCTTCAGGGCCTGGATTTAATGAAACAACACTCCAAAATGCAAACTGACTGCATGCACTCACAACAGCGGGGCTCATCAAGCTAGACTGGGTGGGTTTCTCCAGCCAGATATGCCCTGAGCTCAGTGGCTGTTGTATCTGCATTGCATGCACAGCAAGGAGATCGAAAGCCCAGAGAAATAATTGTTCAGTGGAATAAAAAAGCACAGTCCGTTAGTTACATTGGCTGTGATACAAAGCTTAGTTCAATTTAGGCTGAAAAAAAGGCAAGACAACTTTTAAAAGCAAATCCTGCTCTGCTCACAAT
Proteins encoded:
- the CFAP73 gene encoding cilia- and flagella-associated protein 73 isoform X2; this translates as MATERCAVRLLGNGRALLPALTLCRHWDGSRARSPSHRALLGAGPRWLSNWKNICGQFSGISCCCRERMPEREDDCLTPATRLLEKRRELAEVERALLVQKEEFQMKMESLQQRRKELQHKEGQLKEAIFKFDKFLKENDSKRSRALHKAKEQREQVAQKNVEALQLRQEVIQLLRERNRLQRCLEAHAVFQSYLQGVLEKTEQFQETRALISHARTLAATRAALLQRDQGGREAMEEARAQLQQYLEQSRSKVMQLNNQLAVLQAQREQARAKVHQWESKWTEIQSTAARKTLQLGQIRMATLNLFQLALKQMKLPVNVPLEDTETQLDVAPWPCANSNQTRHSSCPAA
- the CFAP73 gene encoding cilia- and flagella-associated protein 73 isoform X3, whose protein sequence is MAFQLEEYLRAVFRNKLLLPRMPEREDDCLTPATRLLEKRRELAEVERALLVQKEEFQMKMESLQQRRKELQHKEGQLKEAIFKFDKFLKENDSKRSRALHKAKEQREQVAQKNVEALQLRQEVIQLLRERNRLQRCLEAHAVFQSYLQGVLEKTEQFQETRALISHARTLAATRAALLQRDQGGREAMEEARAQLQQYLEQSRSKVMQLNNQLAVLQAQREQARAKVHQWESKWTEIQSTAARKTLQLGQIRMATLNLFQLALKQMKLPVNVPLEDTETQLDVVQLCLLDLADILADLRKGEPASASQPSPAATS
- the CFAP73 gene encoding cilia- and flagella-associated protein 73 isoform X1, translating into MATERCAVRLLGNGRALLPALTLCRHWDGSRARSPSHRALLGAGPRWLSNWKNICGQFSGISCCCRERMPEREDDCLTPATRLLEKRRELAEVERALLVQKEEFQMKMESLQQRRKELQHKEGQLKEAIFKFDKFLKENDSKRSRALHKAKEQREQVAQKNVEALQLRQEVIQLLRERNRLQRCLEAHAVFQSYLQGVLEKTEQFQETRALISHARTLAATRAALLQRDQGGREAMEEARAQLQQYLEQSRSKVMQLNNQLAVLQAQREQARAKVHQWESKWTEIQSTAARKTLQLGQIRMATLNLFQLALKQMKLPVNVPLEDTETQLDVVQLCLLDLADILADLRKGEPASASQPSPAATS